A window of the Streptomyces sp. NBC_00250 genome harbors these coding sequences:
- a CDS encoding alpha/beta fold hydrolase: MAETDTRTLVTAGATLRYDVRPGTGTDERPLLLIGSPMDASGFTTLASRFTDRTVVTYDPRGVARSERTDGATETLPEEHADDLARLIEALGAGPVDVFASSGGAVNALALVARRGDLVHTLVAHEPPTAQVVPDREAVLGVCADVHATYLREGWGPAMAKFLALAGRKGEFPANWAEEPAPSPAAFGLPAEDDGSRGDPLLGQNMRGCTSYVPDFTALRAAPTRIVVAAGKESEGTFAARAAVAVAEGVGTPLAVFPSHHGGFLGGEFGQQGAPEEFAEALRAALDDSTD; encoded by the coding sequence ATGGCCGAGACCGACACCCGCACCCTGGTCACCGCCGGCGCGACCCTGCGCTACGACGTTCGCCCCGGCACCGGGACCGACGAGCGCCCCCTGCTGCTGATCGGCTCCCCGATGGACGCGAGCGGCTTCACCACGCTCGCCTCCCGCTTCACCGACCGGACCGTCGTGACGTACGACCCGCGCGGGGTGGCCCGCAGCGAGCGCACCGACGGCGCGACCGAGACGCTCCCCGAGGAGCACGCCGACGATCTGGCCCGGCTGATCGAGGCACTCGGCGCCGGCCCCGTGGACGTCTTCGCGAGCAGCGGCGGCGCCGTCAACGCCCTCGCCCTGGTGGCCCGGCGCGGCGACCTGGTGCACACCCTCGTCGCGCACGAGCCCCCGACGGCCCAGGTCGTCCCGGACCGGGAGGCGGTCCTGGGGGTCTGCGCCGACGTCCACGCGACCTATCTGCGGGAGGGCTGGGGGCCCGCGATGGCCAAGTTCCTCGCGCTGGCCGGCCGCAAGGGCGAGTTCCCGGCGAACTGGGCCGAGGAGCCCGCGCCCTCCCCGGCCGCGTTCGGCCTGCCGGCCGAGGACGACGGCTCGCGCGGCGACCCGCTGCTCGGCCAGAACATGCGCGGCTGCACCTCCTACGTCCCCGACTTCACCGCCCTGCGCGCCGCGCCGACCCGGATCGTCGTCGCCGCCGGCAAGGAGTCCGAGGGCACCTTCGCCGCCCGCGCGGCGGTCGCCGTCGCGGAGGGCGTCGGCACCCCGCTCGCCGTCTTCCCGAGCCACCACGGCGGCTTCCTGGGCGGCGAGTTCGGCCAGCAGGGCGCCCCGGAGGAGTTCGCGGAGGCGCTGCGCGCGGCCCTCGACGACAGCACCGACTGA
- a CDS encoding GntR family transcriptional regulator, with the protein MLFRVDPASAVPLGDQIAACVRGALADGSAAPGERLPAAREVADSLGVNVHTVLRGYQRLREEGLIELRRGRGAVIVPGATAPDRARLVSRLREAAADARELGLTDEEFVELARTSLG; encoded by the coding sequence GTGCTCTTCCGTGTCGACCCGGCCTCCGCCGTGCCCCTCGGCGACCAGATCGCCGCCTGCGTCCGGGGCGCCCTCGCCGACGGCTCCGCCGCACCCGGCGAGCGCCTCCCGGCCGCCCGGGAAGTCGCCGACTCCCTCGGCGTCAACGTCCACACCGTCCTCCGCGGCTACCAGCGGCTCCGCGAGGAGGGCCTGATCGAACTCCGCCGGGGCCGCGGCGCCGTCATCGTCCCCGGCGCCACCGCCCCCGACCGGGCCCGCCTGGTCTCCCGGCTCCGCGAGGCGGCGGCGGACGCCCGCGAGCTGGGCCTGACCGACGAGGAGTTCGTGGAACTGGCGCGTACGAGCCTGGGATGA
- a CDS encoding MarR family winged helix-turn-helix transcriptional regulator, with translation MAALPTDRLGFLLSFRGELTGARIRAALGVAGLHPRNAMTLMRLAPGSMSQRELAAAMEVDPSQLVAILNELESDGLAERRRDPADRRRHIVEITEAGAVALERVDAAVSAAERELFGDLTEAEQTLLRGLLGRVVVDPAEHDCDGG, from the coding sequence ATGGCAGCTCTCCCGACCGACCGCCTCGGCTTCCTCCTCTCCTTCCGCGGCGAGCTCACCGGCGCGCGCATCCGCGCGGCCCTGGGCGTCGCCGGACTGCACCCGAGGAACGCGATGACGCTGATGCGGCTCGCCCCCGGATCCATGAGTCAGCGGGAACTGGCCGCCGCCATGGAGGTCGACCCCAGTCAACTGGTGGCGATCCTCAACGAGTTGGAGTCGGACGGGCTTGCCGAGCGGCGCCGTGACCCGGCCGACCGGCGCCGTCACATCGTGGAGATCACCGAGGCGGGCGCGGTGGCGCTCGAACGGGTCGACGCGGCGGTGAGCGCGGCGGAGCGCGAGCTCTTCGGTGACCTCACCGAAGCCGAACAGACCTTGCTGCGCGGTTTGCTGGGCCGGGTCGTGGTGGACCCCGCCGAGCATGACTGCGACGGCGGGTAG